A portion of the Salminus brasiliensis chromosome 9, fSalBra1.hap2, whole genome shotgun sequence genome contains these proteins:
- the LOC140562837 gene encoding myocilin-like has translation MWVRLALLLCWLVLGSQGQDRASFRKSNDRSGRCQYSFTVDSPVESSCPSLTGGPEAENLSARLTLLEAVVSRVLGVEVVTDVAKEATDVQETRRLIQDKERLNKQVQELRRLVEELTMETEKLRDRPCPLVQGDPIDGFGVIRGSGSVSTATFQELKAELSELPAPAKVQENIQNSTGCGELISIGEPKTIQKADGITGKYGLWFQDPEATGQPYGPDAVWRINAVGVDVKQLYAYENLEQLRRGLPMKVLVLPESVESTGATVYRGSLYYQRSRSPTLLRFDLGSEKIVARRTLPQAGFHGKHPYSWGGYTDIDLAVDEQGLWAIYSTDKARGAIVLSQLDPKTLEVIRSWETNVRKNKVANAFVICGRLYTVASYSANTTTVNYTFDTASGKSKMLDVPFRNRYRYNSMIDYNHAKKKLYAWDNFHMVTYDVMLGGL, from the exons ATGTGGGTCCGGTTGGCTTTGTTGTTGTGCTGGCTTGTGCTGGGCAGTCAGGGGCAGGACCGAGCCTCTTTCCGCAAGTCTAATGACCGCAGCGGCCGCTGCCAGTATTCCTTCACCGTGGACAGTCCGGTTGAGTCTAGCTGTCCGAGCTTGACCGGTGGCCCAGAGGCTGAAAACCTAAGTGCCCGCCTCACACTGCTGGAGGCTGTGGTCAGTCGGGTCCTAGGGGTCGAAGTGGTCACTGATGTGGCCAAAGAGGCCACAGACGTCCAGGAGACCAGGCGGCTCATCCAGGATAAGGAGCGGCTGAACAAGCAGGTGCAGGAGTTGCGCAGACTGGTGGAGGAACTGACCATGGAGACGGAGAAGTTGCGGGACAGGCCCTGTCCACTGGTGCAGGGTGACCCGATTGATGGCTTTGGGGTCATTAGGGGAAGCG GGTCCGTCAGTACTGCCACATTCCAGGAGCTGAAGGCTGAGCTGTCTGAGCTTCCGGCACCAGCCAAAGTTCAGGAGAACATCCAGAACAGCACAG GCTGTGGCGAGCTAATTTCCATAGGAGAACCTAAGACCATTCAGAAGGCAGATGGCATCACTGGAAAATATGGGCTATGGTTCCAGGACCCAGAAGCTACGGGACAGCCCTACGGCCCGGATGCAGTGTGGCGCATCAATGCTGTAGGCGTAGACGTCAAACAGCTGTATGCCTATGAGAACCTGGAGCAGCTGCGCCGCGGCTTACCCATGAAGGTGCTGGTTCTGCCGGAGTCGGTGGAGAGCACGGGGGCTACAGTGTACCGTGGTTCGCTCTATTACCAGCGCAGCCGGAGCCCCACACTGCTGCGCTTTGACCTGGGCTCTGAGAAGATTGTGGCCCGGCGGACTTTGCCCCAGGCAGGTTTCCATGGCAAGCACCCCTACTCCTGGGGGGGTTACACCGATATTGACCTGGCTGTGGACGAGCAGGGCTTGTGGGCCATCTACAGCACAGACAAGGCCAGAGGGGCCATAGTTCTATCCCAGCTAGATCCCAAGACCCTGGAGGTGATCAGGAGCTGGGAGACCAACGTACGGAAGAACAAGGTGGCCAATGCTTTTGTAATCTGCGGCCGGTTGTACACCGTGGCCAGCTACAGCGCCAACACCACTACGGTCAACTACACCTTTGATACTGCCAGTGGGAAGAGCAAGATGCTAGACGTGCCCTTCCGCAACCGCTATCGCTACAACAGCATGATTGACTACAATCATGCCAAAAAGAAGCTGTACGCCTGGGACAACTTCCACATGGTCACCTACGATGTCATGCTTGGGGGCCTTTAA